Proteins encoded together in one Passer domesticus isolate bPasDom1 chromosome 6, bPasDom1.hap1, whole genome shotgun sequence window:
- the LOC135302366 gene encoding olfactory receptor 14C36-like yields the protein MSNSSSIKHFLLLALADTRQLQLLHFCLLLGISLAALLGNSLIISAVACGHHLHTPMFFFLLNLALSDLGSICTTVPKAMHNSLWDTRNISYTGCAAQVFLLYFFLSAEYFLLTIMCYDRYVSICKPLHYGTLLGSRACAHMAAAAWASAFLYSLLHTANTFSLPLCHGNALGQFFCDIPTILKLSCSKSYLREMGLLGVSVCLVFGCFVFIVFSYVQIFRAVLRIPSEQGRHKAFSTCLPHLTVVSLFVSTVIFAHLKPPSISSPSLDMSVSVLYSVVTPALNPLIYSLRNQELKDSLRKIMTLSFHKQ from the coding sequence atgtccaacagcagctccatcaagcacttcctcctgctggcattggcagacacgcggcagctgcagctcctgcacttctgcctcttgctgggcatctccctggctgccctcctgggcaacagcctcatcatcagcgccgtagcctgcggccaccacctgcacacgcccatgttcttcttcctgctcaacctggccctcagcgacctgggctccatctgcaccactgtccccaaagccatgcacaattccctctgggacaccaggaacatctcctacacaggatgtgctgcacaggtttttcttttgtatttcttcctgtccgcagagtatttcctcctgaccatcatgtgctacgaccgctacgtgtccatctgcaaacccctgcactacgggaccctcctgggcagcagagcttgtgcccacatggcagcagctgcctgggccagtgcctttctctattcactgctgcacacggctaatacattttccctgcccctttgTCATGGCAATGCcttgggccagttcttctgtgataTCCCCACAATCCttaagctctcctgctccaaatcctacctCAGGGAAATGGGGCTTCTTGGTGTTAGTGTCTGTTTGgtatttggctgttttgtgttcattgttttctcctatgtgcagatcttcagggctgtgctgaggatcccctctgagcagggacggcacaaagccttttccacctgcctccctcacctgaccGTGGTCTCCCTGTTTGTCAGCACTGTTATCTTTGCTCACCTAAAGCCTCCCTCCAtctcatccccatccctggatatgtcagtgtcagttctgtattcagtggtgactccagccctgaaccccctcatctacagcctgaggaaccaggagctcaaggattCCCTCAGAAAAATAATGACCCTATCTTTTCACAAGCAATAA